In one Dermatophagoides farinae isolate YC_2012a chromosome 4, ASM2471394v1, whole genome shotgun sequence genomic region, the following are encoded:
- the LOC124489962 gene encoding uncharacterized protein LOC124489962 encodes MLINRIIIFAAIFFVIHCPSSVYTNNIITIEQTSSSTSTKPSPPLLSSTSLWSLLKKSLIKKNSRSNTDLMTNPAIIDQYQHQQLKLLLLSQYKTYQGHNWLALVRSDYKHNNWQNNRHHLSNHGGGGGGGGGNNNHDFDRKNHHYQVDDYVDVVDDNGQINVVSNQPIAQPRPNKRNLLYYQLLEQNLHSNYNYHNQKQQQESLNNNNHIKNSKSTQSLINNDHHVILSLGNSSRKQHQQHYNENDNDDDKSSQNDDDINILSKKLLILPPLSSSSESRIDIKNNVSNLSLSLPLSNADTSHSRIKRHVNHHYPNHHHQQQQYPPTIQQSTSDISSSSSSEDFKIMIENRTDIFDHLEMESKIFRLHNRCSNGDISYNNHTNMNVMSKWNIDRAIFDTHLTFIPSKYNGFGIWWPRQQKFLCINPSTGLIIPKDCFDWCLCSFNEIVAGDHLMYALAVKPDWKLAFNKGGQPLVMMNKMQKKYLKCRHFTKIEIDDNDFGNDHGHHHHHHHHNNQHHYHHHQQQIFDGKTGHNKLKHAEDGICDDWQKLGEQIFDQEIYRDPRLNCILTHHPQFSRLDSKKLQRQLKRRKLNINQTDHNDNNNNATELVISKSNRCFNVSTILFNNYNNNDNSYQSNRRQQRNVSNGGSTITSKKIRRLPKKVRHLCG; translated from the exons ATGTTAATTAACAG AATCATAATCTTCGCGGCAAtcttttttgtcattcattgCCCTTCCAGTGTTTAT accaataacatcatcaccattgaacaaacatcatcatcaacatcgacgaagccatcaccaccattattatcatctacTTCTCTTTggtcattattgaaaaaatcattaataaagaaaaattctagaTCAAATACCGATTTGATGACGAATCCGGCCATAATAGatcaatatcaacatcaacaattgaaattattattattatcacaataTAAAACGTATCAAGGCCATAATTGGCTAGCTTTGGTTAGATCTGACTACAAACATAATAATTGGCAAAATAATCGCCATCATCTTAGTAatcatggtggtggtggtggcggtggtggtggtaataataatcacgattttgatagaaaaaatcatcattatcaagtAGATGACtatgtcgatgttgttgatgataatggccaaATAAATGTTGTCAGTAATCAACCAATAGCACAACCAAGGCCAAATAAAAGAAATCTGTTATATTATCAACTACTAGAACAAAATTTAcattcaaattataattatcataatcaaaaacaacaacaagaatcattgaataataataatcatataaaaaattcaaagtcaacacaatcattaatcaataatgatcatcatgtgatATTATCATTAGGTAATAGTAGTAgaaaacaacatcaacaacattataatgaaaatgataatgatgatgataaaagtagtcaaaatgatgatgatattaatattttatcaaaaaaattattgatactGCCacctttatcatcatcatcagaatcaagAATCGATATCAAGAATAATGTATcgaatttatcattatcctTACCATTATCAAATGCTGATACTAGTCATTCAAGAATTAAACGTcatgtcaatcatcattatcctaatcatcatcatcaacaacaacagtatcCTCCTACcattcaacaatcaacaagtgacatatcatcatcatcatcttcagaagatttcaaaataatgatcgaaAATCGTACAgatatttttgatcatttagaAATGGAATCGAAAATATTTCGTCTGCATAATCGTTGTTCAAATGGAGATatatcatataataatcatacgAATATGAATGTTATGTCCAAATGGAATATTGATCGAGCCATATTCGATA CTCATCTAACGTTCATTCCATCTAAATATAATGGTTTCGGTATTTGGTGGCCAaggcaacaaaaatttttatgcATCAATCCTAGTACTGGTCTTATAATTCCCAAG GATTGTTTTGATTGGTGTCTATGTAGCtttaatgaaattgttgCCGGTGATCATCTAATGTATGCGTTAGCCGTAAAGCCTGATTGGAAATTGGCATTTAATAAAGGTGGTCAACCATtagtaatgatgaataaaatgcaaaaaaaatatctcaAATGTCGCCATTTTACGAAAATCgagattgatgataatgattttggtAATGatcatggccatcatcatcatcatcaccatcataataatcaacatcattatcatcatcatcaacaacaaatatttgATGGAAAAACCGGTCATAACAAGTTAAAACATGCTGAAGATGGTATCTGCGATGATTGGCAAAAATTGGGTGAACAGATATTTGATCAAGAAATTTATCGTGATCCACGATTAAATTGTATACTTACTCATCATCCACAATTTAGCCGTTTagattcgaaaaaattacaaCGACAATTGAAACgtagaaaattgaatattaatCAAACTGAtcataatgacaataataataatgctacCGAATTGGTCATATCAAAATCGAATCGTTGTTTCAATGTATCAACcatattattcaataattataataataatgataattcatatcaatcaaatcgtCGACAACAACGTAATGTATCCAATGGCGGTTCAACGATAACATCGAAAAAGATTCGTCGTTTACCAAAGAAGGTCAGACATTTGTGTGGGTGA